A DNA window from Thermosynechococcaceae cyanobacterium Okahandja contains the following coding sequences:
- a CDS encoding YbjN domain-containing protein yields the protein MVSEVRSPAPSVAVDSTDWVDIVETVISGLHQGEAPLVGQTETGKIWMFCYGSAEVFVQLSGYSEEDFLTIWSPVLPLPVADPLELYQKLLSLNWLATLEAHFAVAEEQVQVVATRTLAGISAAEIARLITIVATLADDYDDLLKAEFIR from the coding sequence ATGGTCAGTGAAGTTCGTTCCCCTGCCCCTTCTGTTGCCGTGGACTCCACCGACTGGGTGGACATTGTGGAAACGGTAATTTCCGGATTACACCAGGGGGAAGCGCCCCTAGTCGGCCAGACGGAAACTGGCAAAATTTGGATGTTTTGCTATGGGAGTGCCGAGGTCTTTGTGCAGTTAAGCGGCTACAGCGAAGAAGATTTCCTCACCATTTGGTCGCCAGTCCTTCCTCTGCCGGTGGCGGATCCCTTGGAACTATACCAAAAGTTACTATCCCTCAACTGGCTGGCAACGCTGGAGGCACATTTTGCAGTAGCAGAAGAGCAGGTGCAGGTGGTAGCAACCCGTACCTTGGCAGGGATTTCAGCAGCGGAAATTGCTCGACTGATTACGATTGTGGCTACCCTTGCGGATGACTACGATGATCTGCTCAAGGCTGAATTTATCCGGTGA
- a CDS encoding ABC transporter ATP-binding protein translates to MSNTAPLLEIESLSVHYGSICALAGVSLSIEEGECITLVGANGAGKTTLLRAISKLVPLSQGVVRFQGHSLRSRSPHELVRLGIAHCPEGRQILSQQRVRDNLLLGAYTRKDTSQVQRDLEEQLRRFPRLRDRQQQLAGTLSGGEQQMLAIARALMSRPRLLLLDEPSLGLAPNLVQEIFSILAELRQQGMTILLVEQNAHLALQLGDRAYVLEAGKITLSGPSATLLADERVKQAYLG, encoded by the coding sequence GTGTCTAATACCGCGCCCCTTCTAGAAATTGAATCCCTGAGTGTTCACTATGGCAGTATTTGCGCCCTTGCGGGGGTTAGCTTAAGCATTGAGGAGGGGGAGTGCATTACCCTGGTGGGGGCTAACGGCGCGGGTAAAACGACCCTCCTGCGGGCCATTTCTAAGTTAGTGCCCCTCAGCCAAGGGGTGGTTCGTTTTCAGGGGCACTCCCTCCGGTCGCGATCGCCCCACGAGCTTGTGCGGCTAGGGATTGCCCACTGCCCTGAAGGGCGACAGATCCTCAGCCAACAGCGGGTGCGCGATAACCTGCTACTGGGTGCCTACACCCGTAAGGATACCTCTCAGGTGCAGCGGGATCTAGAAGAACAACTTCGGCGCTTTCCGCGACTGCGCGATCGCCAGCAGCAATTGGCGGGCACCCTCAGTGGCGGTGAACAGCAAATGTTGGCCATTGCCCGCGCCCTCATGAGCCGCCCCCGCTTACTGTTGCTCGATGAGCCGAGTTTAGGCTTGGCCCCCAACCTTGTCCAAGAAATTTTTAGTATTCTGGCCGAACTGCGGCAGCAAGGCATGACCATCCTCTTGGTGGAGCAGAATGCACACCTAGCCCTGCAACTGGGCGATCGCGCCTACGTCCTTGAGGCGGGAAAAATTACCTTGAGTGGGCCTAGCGCCACCCTCCTAGCAGACGAGCGAGTCAAGCAAGCGTACCTTGGATAG
- the rpsB gene encoding 30S ribosomal protein S2: MSVLSLAQMLEAGVHFGHQARRWNPRMAPYIFTVRNGVHIIDLVQTAQLVDEAYHYIRDASEKGKRFLFIGTKRQAAGIVHQEALRCGSYYVNQRWLGGMLTNWSTIKTRVDRLKELEIMEESGLIELRPKQEASALRRELSRLQKYLGGIKQMRRLPDVAIIVDVKREYNAVAECHKLGIPIVALLDTNCDPNQVDIPIPANDDAIRSIKLIVGKLADAIYEGRHGQLDEPELDLPEEEDVVDGDAESLDIPDESDA; this comes from the coding sequence ATGTCTGTTCTAAGCCTTGCCCAAATGCTCGAGGCAGGGGTTCACTTTGGCCACCAAGCGCGGCGCTGGAACCCTCGCATGGCACCCTACATCTTTACCGTTCGCAATGGGGTGCACATCATTGACCTTGTGCAAACTGCCCAGCTTGTGGATGAAGCCTACCACTACATTCGCGACGCTTCCGAAAAAGGCAAACGCTTTTTGTTTATTGGTACGAAACGGCAAGCCGCTGGGATTGTCCATCAAGAGGCTCTGCGTTGCGGTAGCTACTACGTGAACCAACGCTGGTTGGGGGGGATGCTCACCAACTGGAGCACGATTAAAACTCGCGTGGATCGCCTCAAAGAGCTAGAAATCATGGAAGAGAGCGGTCTCATTGAATTGCGTCCCAAACAAGAAGCCTCGGCACTGCGGCGAGAGTTATCGCGGTTACAAAAATACCTTGGCGGCATCAAGCAAATGCGCCGTCTGCCGGACGTGGCCATTATTGTTGATGTGAAGCGGGAGTACAATGCCGTTGCGGAGTGCCATAAGTTAGGCATTCCCATTGTGGCGCTCCTTGATACGAACTGCGACCCCAATCAAGTGGATATTCCCATCCCTGCCAACGATGATGCCATCCGTTCCATTAAGCTGATTGTGGGCAAGCTTGCCGATGCGATCTACGAAGGTCGTCATGGCCAGTTGGACGAGCCAGAACTTGATCTTCCGGAGGAGGAGGACGTGGTGGATGGCGATGCCGAATCCCTTGATATTCCCGATGAATCTGACGCTTAA
- a CDS encoding peptide ligase PGM1-related protein, whose product MSIAQQFRSLQTRLQECWDGTETFIPELPKGPGGIERDIVVIPSLSFPQPELAKITGYTHYEERQLYTLIQLRNPRTRMVYITSQPLHPSIIDYYLDLLPGVPTSHARDRLLLLATYDRSDKPLTAKILERPRLVARIRQALRPNQAYMVCFNSTPLERELAVALGIPLYSTDPDLLYWGTKAGSRELFAAAGIPHPVGSGFLASVSELVPAIAQLQSKSPEVARVVVKLNEAFSGEGNALLDLRDLRPTTHPMEPSHLQRLENSLAGMTFQAPNETWDSYRQRFNTLGGIVEAFVEGSPKRSPSVQGRITPKGSVEIISTHEQLLNAPEGQIFIGCEFPAHADYRRQLQELGYRAGTYLAQQGVIGYYGLDFIATLDPQRQAWTLAAIEINLRKGGTTHPFMTLQFLTDGHYELESGLFYSKHRRPKFYIASDNLCQPHYRGLLPNDLLDMIARYHLHFDSSTETGTVFHLMGALSEFGKLGLVSIGNTPEEAQAIYNQTIGVLDAAAL is encoded by the coding sequence ATGTCCATTGCCCAGCAATTTCGCAGCCTCCAAACCCGCCTACAGGAGTGTTGGGACGGGACAGAAACCTTTATACCGGAACTGCCCAAAGGCCCCGGGGGTATTGAGCGGGATATTGTGGTGATTCCCTCCCTCAGCTTTCCGCAACCGGAACTTGCCAAAATTACGGGCTACACCCACTACGAAGAACGGCAACTCTACACGTTAATTCAACTGCGCAACCCCCGCACGCGCATGGTCTATATTACCTCGCAGCCGCTGCACCCGAGTATTATTGACTACTACCTTGATTTGCTGCCGGGGGTGCCCACCTCCCACGCTCGCGATCGCCTGCTGCTGTTGGCCACCTACGATCGCTCCGATAAACCCTTGACGGCCAAAATCTTGGAGCGTCCCCGTCTGGTGGCGCGTATCCGCCAAGCGCTACGGCCTAATCAAGCCTACATGGTGTGTTTTAACTCGACCCCCCTTGAGCGGGAACTGGCGGTTGCGTTGGGGATTCCCCTTTACTCAACGGATCCGGATTTGCTGTACTGGGGAACAAAGGCGGGCAGCCGCGAACTGTTTGCTGCGGCGGGGATCCCCCATCCGGTGGGCAGCGGCTTTTTAGCCAGTGTCTCTGAGTTAGTGCCGGCGATCGCCCAACTCCAGAGTAAATCCCCCGAAGTGGCACGGGTGGTGGTGAAACTCAACGAAGCCTTTTCCGGCGAGGGGAACGCCCTCCTAGATCTGCGAGACCTGCGCCCGACCACCCATCCCATGGAGCCATCCCATCTACAACGGCTCGAAAACAGCCTTGCGGGGATGACCTTTCAAGCGCCAAATGAAACGTGGGACTCCTATCGGCAGCGGTTTAACACCCTTGGCGGCATTGTCGAAGCCTTCGTTGAGGGATCCCCGAAGCGATCGCCCAGCGTTCAGGGTCGGATTACCCCCAAGGGCAGCGTTGAAATTATCTCCACCCATGAACAGCTTTTGAATGCCCCTGAGGGACAAATTTTCATTGGCTGTGAGTTTCCTGCCCACGCGGATTATCGGCGGCAATTACAAGAGCTAGGGTACAGGGCTGGCACCTATCTGGCGCAGCAGGGGGTCATTGGCTATTACGGCCTAGATTTTATTGCCACCCTTGATCCGCAGCGGCAAGCATGGACCTTAGCCGCCATTGAAATTAACCTGCGCAAAGGGGGCACCACCCATCCCTTCATGACGCTACAGTTTCTCACCGATGGTCATTATGAGCTAGAGTCGGGGCTATTTTACAGTAAGCACCGCCGCCCCAAGTTCTATATTGCCTCCGATAACCTTTGCCAACCCCACTATCGCGGCCTGCTGCCCAACGATCTGCTGGATATGATTGCCCGCTACCACCTTCACTTTGACTCCAGTACCGAAACGGGGACAGTGTTTCACCTGATGGGTGCCCTATCTGAATTTGGTAAATTGGGTCTAGTGAGTATTGGCAATACGCCGGAAGAAGCGCAAGCCATTTACAACCAAACCATTGGCGTGCTGGATGCCGCTGCCCTTTGA
- the tsf gene encoding translation elongation factor Ts: MAEISAKLVKELRDKTGAGMMDCKKALQESDGDMDAAIAWLRQKGLASAGKKAGRVTSEGLVDSYIHTGGRIGVLVEVNCETDFVARNEKFKALVQDIAKQIAACPNVEFVSVDDIPEAFKEKERQIALGSDALQGKPPEVKEKIVAGKLEKTLKELCLLNQPFIRDQSKTVEELVKEHIAELGENIQVRRFQRFVLGEGIEKQEANLAEEVAAQTQAMAAAAPPATPPEVAESAEPAQPAEPTAQTESTESVEVTEQTESKGFGNAGSKKTTGKSRSTSKKKK; this comes from the coding sequence ATGGCAGAGATTTCAGCCAAATTAGTCAAAGAACTGCGCGACAAGACCGGCGCCGGCATGATGGACTGCAAAAAAGCGCTGCAAGAGTCTGACGGCGATATGGACGCAGCCATTGCTTGGTTGCGGCAAAAAGGCTTAGCCTCAGCGGGTAAAAAAGCGGGTCGCGTCACCAGTGAAGGGCTGGTGGACAGCTACATCCACACGGGTGGCCGGATTGGCGTTCTGGTGGAAGTGAACTGTGAAACTGACTTTGTGGCCCGCAATGAAAAGTTCAAGGCGCTGGTGCAAGATATTGCCAAGCAAATTGCCGCCTGCCCCAACGTGGAATTCGTCTCGGTCGATGATATTCCAGAAGCATTTAAGGAAAAAGAGCGCCAAATTGCCCTAGGCTCCGACGCCCTGCAAGGCAAGCCCCCTGAGGTCAAAGAGAAAATTGTTGCGGGCAAACTAGAGAAAACCCTCAAGGAGCTGTGCCTGCTCAATCAGCCCTTTATTCGCGACCAGTCCAAAACAGTTGAGGAACTGGTGAAGGAGCACATCGCCGAACTGGGCGAAAATATCCAAGTGCGGCGCTTCCAACGCTTTGTTCTGGGCGAAGGGATTGAGAAGCAGGAGGCCAACCTAGCCGAAGAGGTGGCTGCCCAAACCCAAGCCATGGCAGCAGCGGCTCCACCGGCAACACCTCCCGAGGTGGCTGAATCCGCTGAACCAGCGCAACCGGCTGAGCCAACTGCCCAAACAGAATCAACAGAATCAGTAGAAGTCACTGAGCAAACAGAGTCAAAGGGGTTTGGCAACGCTGGCTCCAAGAAAACAACGGGTAAGAGCCGCTCTACCAGCAAGAAGAAAAAATAG